Proteins encoded together in one Musa acuminata AAA Group cultivar baxijiao chromosome BXJ3-6, Cavendish_Baxijiao_AAA, whole genome shotgun sequence window:
- the LOC103986759 gene encoding IQ domain-containing protein IQM2-like yields the protein MPISFSFPEVDDDAKDESSKAILNDNVRPAQRSLSFKGRDANPSTVKTLQPGKLVVKGSLSFNNTRQMRPYHFETTISLVNPTTEDDNSKSSNEPAVSRFTVLKDRPKHEAAVKLQKVYKSFRTRRQLADCAVIVEQQWWKLIDFALLKLSSVSFFDIEKQESAVSRWSRARTRAAKVGKGLSKDQKAQKLALQHWLEAIDPRHRYGHNLHFYYDYWLHSESRQPFFYWLDVGEGKETDLESKCTRLKLQQQCIKYLGPREREAYEVVVKDGKFIYKPSSVLLHTSEVPKDSKWIFVLSTSKNLYVGQKKRGTFQHSSFLAGGATSAAGRLVVENGVLKALWPHSGHYQPTEENFKEFMSFLQEIGIDLTDVRRSPTEGDDLPWRGHRSSYSDINLPDDITIDPQPEEQLSHASTGEISNDARTGSSNDDLQRKGVLRDTEEEAGEETNNPRESKSISSEEEKPEGCERDFSDALQQKEEETSIPSELILRRINSKKGLTSCQLGKQLSFKWATGTGPRIACVRDYPSEIQCRALEQVKLSPRTAATSRFASPRTTASQSPKMSN from the exons ATGCCAATATCATTTTCGTTCCCAGAAGTTGATGATGATGCCAAGGATGAAAGCTCAAAAGCAATTCTCAATGACAATGTGAGGCCAGCCCAGAGGTCTTTGAGCTTCAAGGGTCGAGATGCCAATCCTTCCACGGTCAAAACTCTGCAGCCGGGCAAGTTAGTAGTCAAAGGATCCCTGAGCTTCAACAACACAAGGCAGATGCGCCCTTACCACTTTGAAACGACGATCTCGCTAGTGAATCCTACCACCGAAGACGACAACTCGAAAAGTTCAAATGAGCCTGCAGTTTCAAGGTTTACTGTTTTGAAGGACAGGCCGAAGCATGAAGCTGCTGTGAAGTTGCAGAAAGTCTACAAAAGCTTTCGTACAAGAAGGCAGCTTGCAGATTGTGCTGTCATCGTAGAGCAGCAATG GTGGAAATTGATAGACTTTGCACTGCTCAAGCTGAGTTCTGTGTCGTTTTTCGACATTGAGAAACAAGAATCAGCTGTTTCTCGATGGTCGAGAGCAAGAACCAGAGCTGCCAAG GTTGGCAAGGGGTTATCAAAGGACCAAAAAGCTCAAAAACTTGCCTTGCAACATTGGCTAGAAGCG ATTGATCCTCGACATCGCTATGGTCACAATCTCCATTTCTACTATGACTATTGGCTCCACAGTGAAAGCAGGCAGCCCTTCTTCTACTG GCTTGACGTGGGAGAAGGAAAGGAGACAGATCTTGAATCAAAGTGCACGAGATTAAAGCTTCAGCAGCAGTGCATAAAGTATCTTGGACCC agagaaagagaggcttATGAAGTTGTAGTCAAGGATGGGAAGTTCATTTACAAGCCGAGCAGTGTACTTCTGCACACTTCTGAGGTTCCCAAAGATTCAAAGTGGATCTTTGTTTTAAGCACATCAAAGAATCTATACGTTGGTCAG AAGAAAAGAGGCACATTTCAGCATTCTAGTTTTCTCGCTGGAGGAGCTACGTCTGCTGCAGGAAGATTAGTAGTGGAGAATGGGGTTCTTAAG GCCTTGTGGCCTCACAGTGGGCACTACCAACCCACAGAAGAGAATTTCAAGGAGTTCATGAGCTTTCTTCAAGAAATCGGCATCGATCTAACTGATGTTAGG AGAAGTCCCACCGAAGGCGATGATTTGCCCTGGAGAGGTCACAGAAGCAGCTATTCCGACATAAACTTGCCTGATGACATCACCATCGACCCTCAACCTGAAGAACAATTGTCTCATGCATCTACTGGAGAGATAAGCAACGATGCAAGAACCGGCTCTTCGAATGACGACCTGCAGCGCAAGGGAGTCCTCAGGGACACCGAAGAAGAAGCAGGCGAGGAGACAAATAACCCGAGAGAGTCAAAGAGTATCAGTTCGGAGGAAGAAAAACCTGAAGGATGCGAACGAGACTTCTCTGACGCCTTACAACAAAAGGAGGAAGAAACATCCATACCGTCGGAGCTGATCCTTCGAAGGATCAACTCAAAGAAAGGGCTGACGTCCTGTCAGCTGGGGAAGCAGCTATCTTTCAAGTGGGCAACCGGGACAGGGCCGCGGATCGCCTGCGTGAGGGACTATCCATCCGAGATTCAGTGCCGTGCTCTCGAACAAGTAAAATTGTCGCCACGAACTGCTGCGACTTCTAGATTTGCCTCTCCTCGGACTACAGCCAGCCAAAGCCCAAAGATGTCAAACTGA
- the LOC135639755 gene encoding GTP-binding nuclear protein Ran-3-like — protein MALPNQQTVDYPSFKLVLVGDGGTGKTTFVKRHLTGEFEKKYEPTIGVEVHPLDFFTNCGKIRFYCWDTAGQEKFGGLRDGYYIHGQCAIIMFDVTARLTYKNVPTWHRDLCRVCENIPIVLCGNKVDVKNRQVKAKQVTFHRKKNLQYYEISAKSNYNFEKPFLYLARKLAGDQNLHFVESPALAPPEVQIDLAAQQQHEAELAAAAAQPLPDDDDDLLI, from the exons ATG GCATTGCCGAACCAGCAAACTGTCGATTACCCCAGCTTTAAACTCGTTCTCGTTGGTGATGGAGGAACTG GGAAAACTACCTTTGTGAAGAGGCATCTTACTGGTGAATTCGAGAAGAAGTATGAGC CTACCATTGGTGTTGAGGTCCATCCGTTGGATTTCTTTACAAACTGTGGGAAGATCAGATTCTATTGCTGGGACACAGCTGGCCAAGAGAAATTTGGTGGTCTCAGGGATGGATACTA CATTCATGGTCAATGTGCTATTATCATGTTCGATGTCACCGCCAGGTTAACATACAAAAATGTCCCGACATGGCACCGGGATCTATGCAG GGTCTGTGAGAATATTCCTATTGTTCTCTGTGGAAACAAGGTTGATGTGAAGAACAGGCAGGTTAAAGCAAAGCAAGTTACATTCCACAGGAAGAAGAACCTTCAATATTATGAGATTTCGGCAAAGAGCAATTACAACTTTGAGAAGCCCTTCCTTTATCTTGCTAGAAAACTTGCTGG GGACCAAAACCTTCACTTTGTCGAATCACCTGCTCTTGCGCCTCCAGAAGTCCAGATTGACCTTGCCGCACAGCAACA ACATGAAGCGGAGTTGGCTGCAGCTGCTGCCCAACCTCTtcctgatgacgatgatgatttaTTAATTTGA
- the LOC103986758 gene encoding uncharacterized protein LOC103986758: protein MQHHQRSPHRTVIQMYRGGSSYASGSRSATRRHVDYGRTYVAWPKGRHRATIVWLHGLGDNGASWYQLLETLPLPNIKWICPTAPTRPVSLFGGFPCAAWFDIADPSQDGPDDADGLEASAAHIANLLSSEPADVKLGIGGFSMGAATALYSASCFAHGRYGNGGRYPINLSAVVGLSGWLPCSRSLKTKVESSQEAARRAASLPLLLCHGTGDGVVPYKQGERSAETLRMSGFRNLTFEAYNGLEHYTIPEEMDAVCKWITARLQLDGSRA from the exons ATGCAACATCACCAGCGCTCCCCGCACAGGACGGTGATCCAAATGTACCGCGGCGGCAGCTCGTACGCCTCCG GTTCGAGGAGTGCGACCAGGAGGCATGTCGACTACGGGAGGACTTACGTTGCCTGGCCGAAGGGCAGACATCGGGCCACCATCGTCTGGCTTCACGGTTTAGGAGACAATGGCGCAAG CTGGTACCAGCTCCTGGAAACCCTTCCTCTGCCAAAC ATCAAGTGGATATGTCCTACTGCTCCTACCCGACCTGTGTCTCTTTTTGGTGGATTTCCATGCGCAGCAT GGTTCGACATTGCGGACCCTTCACAGGATGGTCCTGATGACGCCGATGGATTGGAAGCTTCAGCAGCACATATCGCAAATCTTTTGTCGTCTGAGCCAGCTGATG TAAAACTTGGAATCGGTGGGTTCAGTATGGGTGCCGCGACTGCCTTGTATTCTGCTTCTTGCTTCGCACATGGAAGATACGGAAATGGAGGCCGATATCCCATAAACCTCAGTGCAGTCGTTGGTCTCAGCGGCTGGCTTCCCTGTTCCAG GAGCTTGAAGACCAAGGTGGAAAGCTCACAGGAAGCTGCAAGGCGAGCTGCCTCCTTGCCACTTTTGCTGTGTCATGGAACAG GGGATGGAGTGGTTCCCTATAAACAGGGAGAAAGGTCTGCGGAGACGTTAAGGATGTCGGGGTTTCGAAATCTCACGTTTGAAGCCTACAATGG ACTCGAGCATTATACGATTCCGGAGGAAATGGATGCCGTCTGCAAGTGGATCACCGCGAGGCTGCAGCTCGATGGgtctcgcgcttga
- the LOC103986664 gene encoding uncharacterized protein LOC103986664: MDEPTMEEKLSSLGMLNDERLDTRAIPEPAVTVELPRADSLHILLRQALHAEDQALLLDCLYTRDEKVIAKSIALLNPANVVKLLKCLLFMAESRGAVLVCALPWIRILLCQQASSIMSQESSIRILNSLYQLIDSRISTFGAALQLSSCLDHLFPRIADEADDGGADQPIIYENSDSEESEDAMETDEGSEGLSDVTDAHGSDLSDVMSDDDGGH, encoded by the exons ATGGATGAACCTACCATGGAGGAAAAGCTTTCAAGCTTAGGCATGCTTAATGATGAGAGATTAGATACCAGAGCTATACCAGAGCCAGCTGTCACTGTTGAGCTCCCAAGGGCAGATTCATTGCATATTTTGTTGAGGCAAGCCCTACATGCTGAAGATCAGGCATTACTATTGGACTGTTTATATACAAGGGATGAAAAg GTTATTGCAAAGTCAATAGCGCTCCTGAATCCAGCTAATGTTGTCAAGCTTCTGAAATGCCTTCTATTCATGGCCGAGTCAAG GGGTGCTGTATTGGTTTGTGCACTTCCGTGGATAAGAATCTTGCTTTGCCAACAAGCAAGCAGTATAATGTCACAGGAATCATCCATCCGCATTCTCAATTCTTTATACCAG CTAATTGATTCAAGGATTTCAACATTTGGAGCAGCTTTGCAGCTATCATCCTGTTTAGATCACCTGTTTCCTAGG ATTGCTGATGAAGCTGATGATGGAGGGGCAGACCAACCCATTATATATGAGAACAGTGATAGTGAAGAATCTGAAGACGCAATGGAGACTGATGAAGGCAGTGAAGGACTCAGCGATGTCACTGATGCTCATGGTTCTGATTTGAGTGATGTCATGAGTGATGATGATGGTGGCCATTAG
- the LOC135640024 gene encoding small ribosomal subunit protein uS15-like isoform X2 gives MGRMHSRGKGISSSALPYKRTPPSWLKISAAEVEESICKFSKKGLTPSQIGVILRDSHGIAQVKSVTGNKILRILKAHGLQPGIPEDLYFLIKKAVAIRKHLERNKKDKDSKFRLILVESRIHRLTRYYKRTKQVPATYK, from the exons atggGTCGTATGCACAGTCGCGG AAAGGGTATATCCTCGTCGGCGCTGCCGTACAAGAGGACTCCGCCGAGTTGGCTCAAGATCTCTGCTGCAGAA GTGGAGGAAAGCATCTGCAAGTTTTCTAAGAAGGGTCTGACTCCGTCGCAGATTGGTGTTATTCTTCGTGACTCTCATGGCATCGCCCAGGTCAAGAGTGTCACCGGGAACAAGATCCTCCGTATCCTCAAGGCCCACG GTCTTCAACCGGGGATTCCGGAAGATCTGTATTTTCTGATTAAGAAGGCTGTGGCAATCAGGAAGCACTTGGAGAGAAACAAGAAGGACAAGGATTCCAAGTTCAGGCTGATCCTTGTGGAGAGCAGGATTCACCGCCTGACCCGATACTACAAGAGGACCAAGCAGGTTCCTGCAACCTATAAATAG
- the LOC135640024 gene encoding small ribosomal subunit protein uS15-like isoform X1, translating into MGRMHSRGKGISSSALPYKRTPPSWLKISAAEVEESICKFSKKGLTPSQIGVILRDSHGIAQVKSVTGNKILRILKAHGLQPGIPEDLYFLIKKAVAIRKHLERNKKDKDSKFRLILVESRIHRLTRYYKRTKQVPATYKYVSGSAAETMVA; encoded by the exons atggGTCGTATGCACAGTCGCGG AAAGGGTATATCCTCGTCGGCGCTGCCGTACAAGAGGACTCCGCCGAGTTGGCTCAAGATCTCTGCTGCAGAA GTGGAGGAAAGCATCTGCAAGTTTTCTAAGAAGGGTCTGACTCCGTCGCAGATTGGTGTTATTCTTCGTGACTCTCATGGCATCGCCCAGGTCAAGAGTGTCACCGGGAACAAGATCCTCCGTATCCTCAAGGCCCACG GTCTTCAACCGGGGATTCCGGAAGATCTGTATTTTCTGATTAAGAAGGCTGTGGCAATCAGGAAGCACTTGGAGAGAAACAAGAAGGACAAGGATTCCAAGTTCAGGCTGATCCTTGTGGAGAGCAGGATTCACCGCCTGACCCGATACTACAAGAGGACCAAGCAGGTTCCTGCAACCTATAAATA